From Paraflavitalea devenefica, the proteins below share one genomic window:
- a CDS encoding FecR family protein, whose translation MENMFSTVEDIIADEGFQAWYAAVDKAAVQAWESRMETHPAMAVLVAEAREYMIALTVQEREVSVGQVTAAEQRLMASLAIKPATPVISLQRRNNRWWWAAAAVLLIGISTFVLWNRSSSLALMQTAYGEIRQQQLPDGSTVTLNANSEISFHEGWKEGSSREIWLKGEAFFHVTKTPSKSRFIVHTERFDVVVTGTQFNVMSRAGKTNLMLTEGSVTLKTREGKEIYMKPGDFVEVTDLQPEIKTGKEENVLAWKDKKLYFEKTPLSVAVQKIEELYGVKIRLANKTVADKTLTGIMSNDNLDDLLQAVEVATDFHVVHKHDEILITE comes from the coding sequence ATGGAAAATATGTTTTCAACAGTGGAGGATATTATAGCAGATGAGGGTTTTCAGGCCTGGTATGCAGCCGTGGATAAGGCTGCTGTACAGGCCTGGGAAAGCCGGATGGAAACCCATCCTGCTATGGCTGTATTGGTGGCGGAAGCCCGGGAGTACATGATTGCACTTACCGTGCAGGAGCGGGAAGTATCTGTGGGCCAGGTAACTGCTGCAGAGCAGCGGCTGATGGCTTCGCTGGCCATTAAGCCTGCAACACCGGTGATCTCCCTGCAACGCCGTAATAACCGCTGGTGGTGGGCTGCTGCCGCTGTACTGTTGATCGGGATCAGCACTTTTGTATTGTGGAACAGATCTTCCTCACTGGCCCTGATGCAAACTGCTTATGGAGAGATCCGGCAGCAGCAGTTGCCTGATGGTTCTACGGTAACCCTGAATGCCAATAGTGAGATCAGCTTTCATGAAGGTTGGAAGGAAGGTTCCAGCCGGGAAATATGGTTGAAGGGAGAAGCGTTTTTCCATGTGACTAAAACACCTTCCAAATCCCGCTTTATTGTCCATACTGAGCGGTTTGATGTAGTGGTAACAGGTACACAGTTCAATGTGATGAGCCGCGCCGGAAAGACCAATTTAATGCTTACTGAGGGTAGTGTGACGTTGAAAACCCGTGAAGGAAAAGAAATTTATATGAAGCCCGGCGATTTTGTAGAGGTTACAGATCTGCAGCCGGAAATAAAAACAGGCAAGGAAGAGAATGTTCTGGCCTGGAAGGATAAGAAACTATATTTTGAGAAAACACCCCTCTCTGTTGCCGTACAAAAGATAGAAGAACTGTATGGTGTAAAGATCAGGTTGGCCAATAAAACAGTAGCTGATAAGACGCTCACCGGCATTATGTCGAATGATAACCTGGATGATTTGTTACAGGCCGTGGAAGTTGCCACTGATTTCCATGTAGTACATAAACATGACGAGATACTAATTACAGAATAA
- a CDS encoding SusC/RagA family TonB-linked outer membrane protein, translating to MRVVHIKPKLLGCLLGLQLFSFSPAGAQDVYAYATGKQNAPRQQADPNRKPEDTSNKQSLFKVLKELNKTKGVSFLFSDESLGERLVNPVKKDHVDIEKILNQVLENTGLKYKKVNDKTFVIVVAKESVKANTTTVTFGDDNGQVAANRPDDPVTGKITDATGEGVAGVSVSVKGTQRGTTTNAAGVFSIEVNRGETLIFSAVGYTTQEVVVGDRNTVNVLLATASGQMTEVVVTALGISRRSKSITYATQKISGEELTAVKDPNLVNSLNGKIAGLTVNRSASGAGGSVRVVMRGNKSTQNNSPLYVIDGIPMYNSSVAQPENLFGQSSGVASAGRDGGDAISNLNPEDIESMQVLKGASAAALYGSQAANGAILVTTKKGKAGATRVTVASSLTLDRVMLKPEAQFAYGQDGANNENGWGTKNGKGDYTDDFYQTGVTWINSISLMAGGDKAQSYFSYANTDNKGVIPTAKFNRHTFTFRENAKFFNDKLTVDGLVTLTRQKATNRPSSGLYNNPQMGLYFFPRNLDFGVYKNAYEVNSPQRALNVQNWWNIDYDNGNFGNEYSQNPYWILHRNQRSDSRDRAFSSLTLRYELLPWLSVQARGSYDFSVDDYDSKMYAGTHPVIADYNGRYTWERSKNSVAYGDVLFFLNKNISPDLSLNATLGASVNDARVNDRTFIDSYGAVNADGVKQGLGIANVFSVQNILARNAAKQQSVIRYQTQSVLGSASLGYKEMVYLDLTARNDWSSTLSYTPNQSFLYYSAGATGVLSEMVKLPEAVDLAKLRVSFARVGNSVKAFVTNPPLYTVNPSTGGLVKNIKASYPNRPLKPEDNRSFEIGTEWRLLNNRVGVDVTWYKNDNYNQYFETPAPSSSGFNTYYLNLGQIRNTGVEVMLSLVPVKTKDLEWNTALNFAANDNKVVNLSEDGVTDANAQFFLTGFDNTYGSIVREGGSFGDILSFVADRDDKGNMVLNDNGTPKRAADRKVIGNPNPDFTAGWSNSVRYKGFDLSFLFDGRFGGEVMSITQAELDVRGFSEASAAARENGGVQVAGTKNGTPFTGKVDAKDYYTAIGGRAGIGEFYLYDATAVRLRELSLGYTVPLKWKGVRSLNVSLIGRNLFFIKREAPFDPEISMSTDNGLQGVDVFGLPATRSLGINVKVAF from the coding sequence ATGAGAGTCGTTCACATAAAACCCAAACTGCTTGGCTGTTTACTGGGATTGCAGTTGTTCTCTTTTTCTCCGGCAGGTGCACAGGATGTATATGCCTATGCTACTGGTAAACAAAATGCTCCCCGCCAGCAGGCTGATCCCAACAGGAAGCCGGAAGATACCAGCAATAAACAAAGCCTCTTTAAGGTATTAAAGGAACTGAATAAGACGAAAGGTGTTTCTTTCCTGTTCTCCGATGAATCGCTGGGCGAAAGGCTGGTGAATCCTGTAAAGAAAGATCATGTTGATATCGAGAAGATCCTGAACCAGGTGCTGGAGAATACAGGACTGAAATATAAGAAGGTCAATGACAAGACTTTCGTGATCGTGGTAGCTAAGGAATCGGTAAAGGCCAATACAACTACTGTTACGTTTGGCGATGACAATGGACAGGTGGCCGCTAACCGCCCGGACGATCCGGTAACCGGCAAGATAACAGATGCTACCGGCGAAGGCGTGGCGGGCGTGAGTGTATCGGTGAAAGGAACACAGCGTGGTACTACTACCAATGCTGCCGGCGTGTTTTCTATTGAAGTAAATAGAGGAGAAACACTGATTTTCTCTGCCGTAGGATATACTACCCAGGAAGTGGTGGTGGGTGACCGCAATACGGTTAATGTATTGCTGGCAACTGCCTCCGGGCAAATGACTGAAGTAGTGGTGACGGCGCTGGGTATTAGCAGAAGATCAAAAAGTATTACTTATGCCACACAAAAGATAAGTGGTGAAGAACTGACTGCGGTGAAAGACCCCAACCTGGTGAATAGCCTGAATGGCAAGATCGCCGGCTTAACGGTTAACAGAAGCGCTTCCGGCGCCGGTGGTTCTGTAAGGGTGGTGATGCGTGGTAACAAGAGTACACAGAATAATTCGCCCCTGTATGTGATTGACGGTATTCCCATGTACAACAGTTCTGTGGCACAGCCAGAGAACCTGTTTGGCCAGTCATCCGGTGTTGCCAGTGCAGGCCGTGATGGTGGGGATGCGATCTCTAACCTGAACCCGGAAGATATTGAAAGCATGCAGGTGTTGAAGGGGGCGTCTGCCGCAGCTTTGTATGGCAGCCAGGCAGCCAACGGAGCTATACTGGTGACTACCAAAAAAGGAAAAGCAGGTGCTACACGTGTTACAGTGGCCAGCAGTCTTACGCTTGACCGTGTGATGCTGAAGCCCGAAGCACAGTTTGCTTATGGACAGGATGGCGCGAACAATGAGAATGGCTGGGGCACCAAAAACGGGAAAGGCGATTATACGGATGACTTCTATCAGACAGGCGTTACCTGGATCAACAGCATCAGCCTGATGGCTGGCGGTGACAAGGCGCAAAGTTATTTCTCCTATGCCAATACAGATAATAAAGGGGTTATTCCTACTGCCAAATTCAACCGTCATACGTTTACTTTCCGTGAGAACGCTAAGTTCTTTAATGATAAGCTGACGGTGGATGGACTGGTAACACTGACCAGGCAAAAAGCTACCAATCGTCCTTCATCCGGATTGTACAACAATCCGCAGATGGGCCTTTATTTCTTTCCGCGTAATCTTGATTTTGGTGTATATAAAAATGCCTATGAAGTTAATTCTCCGCAACGTGCATTGAATGTACAGAACTGGTGGAATATTGACTATGATAATGGCAATTTTGGCAATGAATATTCCCAGAACCCCTATTGGATACTGCATCGCAACCAACGTAGTGACAGCCGTGACCGTGCTTTCAGTTCATTGACGTTGCGGTATGAGTTATTGCCCTGGTTGTCGGTACAGGCGCGTGGCAGTTACGATTTTTCGGTGGATGATTATGATTCCAAAATGTATGCAGGCACGCATCCTGTAATAGCAGATTATAATGGACGCTATACCTGGGAACGTAGTAAGAACAGTGTAGCTTATGGCGATGTACTGTTTTTCCTGAATAAGAATATCAGTCCTGATCTTTCCCTGAATGCTACCCTGGGCGCTTCTGTCAATGATGCCCGGGTGAATGACCGTACTTTTATTGATTCGTATGGCGCTGTAAATGCAGATGGCGTGAAGCAGGGACTGGGTATTGCCAATGTATTCAGTGTGCAGAATATCCTGGCCCGCAATGCCGCCAAACAACAATCGGTGATCCGCTACCAGACACAATCAGTATTGGGCAGTGCTTCCCTTGGTTATAAAGAGATGGTGTACCTGGACCTGACAGCCAGAAATGACTGGTCATCTACTTTGTCGTATACACCCAATCAAAGTTTCCTGTATTATTCTGCAGGCGCTACCGGCGTGCTGAGCGAGATGGTAAAGCTGCCGGAGGCTGTAGACCTTGCCAAACTGCGTGTATCCTTCGCCAGGGTGGGCAATAGTGTAAAGGCGTTTGTCACCAATCCTCCGTTGTATACGGTAAATCCTTCCACAGGTGGGCTGGTGAAGAATATAAAGGCCTCTTATCCCAACAGGCCGCTGAAGCCGGAAGATAACCGTTCTTTTGAAATTGGTACAGAGTGGCGCCTGCTGAATAACCGTGTGGGTGTAGATGTTACCTGGTATAAGAACGATAATTACAATCAATATTTTGAGACGCCTGCGCCCAGCAGCAGTGGCTTCAATACTTATTACCTGAACCTGGGCCAGATACGCAATACAGGTGTGGAAGTGATGTTGAGCCTGGTACCGGTAAAGACCAAGGACCTGGAATGGAATACCGCCCTGAATTTTGCAGCCAATGATAATAAGGTGGTAAACCTGAGCGAAGATGGTGTGACCGATGCCAACGCGCAGTTCTTCTTAACCGGCTTTGATAATACCTACGGTTCTATTGTACGCGAAGGCGGCAGTTTTGGGGATATCCTCTCTTTCGTAGCCGACCGCGATGATAAGGGCAATATGGTCCTGAATGACAATGGTACGCCCAAGCGGGCCGCCGACAGGAAAGTGATCGGCAATCCTAACCCTGATTTTACGGCAGGCTGGAGCAACAGTGTCCGTTACAAAGGTTTTGACCTGAGCTTCCTGTTTGATGGTCGTTTTGGTGGTGAGGTGATGAGTATTACTCAAGCTGAGCTGGATGTACGTGGTTTCAGTGAAGCCAGCGCCGCTGCCAGGGAAAATGGTGGTGTACAGGTTGCAGGCACTAAAAATGGTACTCCCTTTACCGGTAAAGTAGATGCCAAAGATTATTATACAGCAATCGGTGGCCGTGCCGGTATTGGTGAATTCTATCTGTATGACGCTACAGCGGTCCGCTTACGTGAATTATCACTGGGCTACACCGTTCCATTGAAATGGAAAGGCGTACGCAGCCTGAATGTATCCCTGATCGGCCGTAACCTCTTTTTCATTAAGCGCGAGGCGCCATTTGATCCTGAAATATCTATGAGCACGGATAACGGATTGCAGGGCGTGGATGTATTTGGCCTGCCAGCTACCCGCAGCCTCGGTATTAATGTAAAAGTTGCCTTCTAA
- a CDS encoding RagB/SusD family nutrient uptake outer membrane protein yields MKRKYIFSRFFCAALFFCVMAGGCTKRFESINTDPYGLDENSLKGDFALYGAPFNQMQLGVHLFAPEWQYQLQQNLNADIYSGYLMTPTPFANNVNNSNYFMVDGWNNFIWTIAYDNVMSPAQAVIDRAKKEKYANFEAWAMVLKVLAMHRVSDIFGPVVYTNFGKINADGSVTYDSQQEAYTAFFKDLDDAQAKLKAYADDADAAQIFKNFDLSYGGSYTKWMKLINSLRLRLAIRIVKADAAKAKTEAEKALSNSYGVIESSENDFIINSKTLNNPLSVISDSWGDIRMGAPIESYLTGYSDPRLSKYFVAATDPAVAGQYKGIRNGIDLPNNQLYRKFSTLAPLGTKMPMLTSGEVWFLKAEAKLRGWAVPGVATVQEAYEKGIQQSLAQWGVESQFDTYKNSTAQPAQYVDPFNAANSVLTGSPYLSTVSPKWNDAGSTEQKLEQIITQKWIALFPESQEAWSEFRRTGYPKLFPVVVNNSGGVIPAGQFIKRINFAISEKETNQIGYQGAVQKLGGTDNIGTRLWWDKP; encoded by the coding sequence ATGAAACGTAAATATATTTTCAGCCGGTTTTTTTGTGCAGCGTTATTCTTCTGCGTTATGGCAGGAGGATGTACCAAAAGGTTTGAGTCGATCAATACCGACCCTTATGGTCTGGACGAAAATAGCCTGAAGGGAGATTTTGCCCTTTATGGGGCGCCTTTTAACCAGATGCAGTTGGGTGTGCATTTGTTTGCTCCCGAATGGCAATACCAGTTGCAGCAAAACCTGAATGCCGACATTTATTCGGGCTACCTGATGACGCCTACGCCTTTTGCGAATAATGTGAATAACAGTAACTATTTCATGGTGGATGGCTGGAATAATTTCATCTGGACCATCGCGTATGACAATGTGATGTCTCCTGCCCAGGCGGTGATTGACAGAGCAAAAAAAGAGAAGTATGCCAATTTTGAGGCATGGGCGATGGTACTGAAAGTGCTGGCCATGCATCGTGTAAGTGATATTTTTGGTCCGGTAGTGTATACCAATTTCGGAAAGATCAATGCCGATGGCAGTGTAACGTATGATTCCCAGCAGGAAGCTTATACAGCCTTTTTTAAAGACCTGGATGATGCACAGGCCAAACTGAAGGCTTATGCTGATGACGCAGATGCTGCCCAGATATTTAAGAATTTTGATCTTTCTTATGGCGGCAGTTATACGAAATGGATGAAGCTGATCAATTCCCTGCGTTTGCGGCTGGCGATCAGGATTGTGAAAGCAGATGCGGCAAAAGCCAAAACAGAAGCTGAAAAAGCATTATCCAATAGTTACGGTGTTATTGAGAGTTCAGAGAATGATTTTATCATTAACAGCAAAACACTCAATAATCCACTGAGTGTGATCTCTGACAGTTGGGGCGATATCCGTATGGGTGCGCCTATTGAGTCTTATCTTACCGGGTACAGTGATCCGCGTTTGTCCAAATATTTTGTGGCAGCTACCGATCCTGCCGTTGCAGGACAATATAAGGGGATCCGCAATGGTATTGATCTGCCCAATAACCAGTTGTACCGTAAATTTTCCACCCTGGCTCCTTTGGGAACAAAGATGCCGATGCTGACTTCAGGCGAGGTATGGTTCCTGAAAGCCGAAGCTAAGCTGAGGGGCTGGGCTGTACCGGGTGTAGCTACCGTGCAGGAGGCTTATGAAAAAGGCATTCAGCAATCGCTGGCGCAGTGGGGCGTGGAGTCTCAGTTTGATACTTATAAGAACAGTACCGCCCAGCCTGCCCAATATGTTGATCCTTTCAATGCTGCCAACAGTGTATTGACCGGTTCTCCTTATTTAAGCACCGTAAGTCCTAAATGGAATGATGCCGGCAGTACTGAGCAGAAACTGGAACAGATCATTACCCAAAAATGGATTGCTTTGTTCCCTGAATCACAGGAAGCCTGGTCTGAATTCCGCCGTACCGGTTACCCCAAACTGTTCCCGGTGGTGGTTAATAACAGTGGCGGGGTAATACCTGCGGGCCAGTTTATCAAGCGTATCAATTTTGCCATCAGTGAGAAAGAAACCAACCAGATAGGTTACCAGGGTGCTGTGCAAAAGCTGGGTGGCACTGATAATATCGGTACCCGGTTGTGGTGGGATAAGCCGTAA
- a CDS encoding PD40 domain-containing protein has protein sequence MNKLALILLVVVVACRKDHNPPIRLDAATEIVFVSRPTSSGDWKLELMQGDGGNRRAIAGVYKSPGEFTVSHDGKKIAWTAHENGAHRLYVTDKAGGTPVLLGSGVNYCGQPDWSPDDRKLVFMKSDDPAELTIYMVDSDGKNEKRLTPDNWSACPRWFPDGKMIAYVSIVGNNRGIYSMQADGSDRKLLLSGNNFFNALFVSPSGDKIVATETLWERPTKIFVMNADGSNPKNLAAGVDHFTENDMGGESNGSPAWSPDGKKIAYVSSVTNRSEIYVINSDGTNDRRLTNTGKFNSSPSWSKDGQYILFASNRNGDATSDLYVMKANGQSQTALTKEAGFNISPVFVTP, from the coding sequence ATGAACAAGCTCGCACTTATTCTGCTGGTTGTTGTGGTGGCTTGCCGCAAAGACCATAACCCGCCTATCCGGTTAGATGCTGCTACTGAAATCGTTTTTGTCTCAAGGCCCACTTCCTCCGGTGACTGGAAATTAGAACTCATGCAGGGTGATGGTGGTAACCGGCGCGCGATTGCGGGTGTTTACAAATCGCCGGGAGAGTTTACCGTTTCTCATGATGGAAAGAAAATAGCCTGGACTGCTCATGAAAATGGTGCTCACCGGTTATATGTAACAGATAAAGCAGGAGGGACGCCGGTTTTGCTGGGCAGTGGCGTCAATTACTGCGGCCAGCCAGACTGGTCACCGGATGATCGTAAGTTGGTATTTATGAAAAGCGACGATCCTGCGGAACTGACTATTTATATGGTGGATAGTGACGGAAAAAATGAAAAACGATTGACTCCAGATAACTGGAGTGCGTGTCCAAGGTGGTTTCCGGATGGTAAAATGATTGCTTATGTATCGATAGTAGGCAATAATAGAGGTATTTATTCCATGCAGGCTGACGGAAGTGACAGGAAGCTGCTATTATCTGGCAATAATTTTTTTAATGCGCTGTTTGTTTCTCCCTCAGGTGATAAGATTGTTGCCACTGAGACTTTGTGGGAAAGGCCCACGAAAATTTTTGTAATGAACGCAGATGGGTCGAATCCAAAGAATCTCGCTGCTGGTGTCGATCATTTTACTGAAAATGATATGGGGGGAGAGTCCAATGGCAGCCCGGCATGGTCGCCTGATGGTAAAAAGATCGCTTATGTATCAAGTGTTACAAACCGGAGTGAAATTTATGTGATCAACAGCGATGGAACGAACGACAGACGTCTCACCAATACCGGTAAATTTAATAGCAGTCCTTCCTGGTCGAAGGATGGGCAGTATATTTTATTTGCTTCCAACAGGAATGGTGATGCTACTTCTGATCTTTATGTCATGAAGGCCAATGGGCAGTCGCAAACAGCCCTTACGAAAGAGGCAGGGTTTAATATATCGCCGGTATTTGTAACGCCTTAA
- a CDS encoding glycoside hydrolase family 20 protein, which yields MRTSFVLALLFATHCALAQVNIIPRPAEVKMPKLAGQFVITKNTPIVLDGSGLENAAGFLNDYLQQIYGFTLKVTSKNAPGAIHLNYEKMEYPIAGAYIMQVKKDQVYIAGDNETGAFYGVQSLLQLLPVQKSASLKIPFVGIKDYPRFQYRGLHLDVGRHFFPVDFIKKYIDYIALHKMNYFHWHLTEDQGWRIEIKKYPKLTEIGGYRNGTIIGRYPGKGNDSIHYGGFYTQEEVKDIVAYAAKRYVTIIPEIEMPGHASAALAAYPYLGCTGGPYKVQETWGVFNDVFCAGNDTVFNFLQDVLDEVIPLFPAQYVHVGGDECPKESWKHCPKCQKRIKDLGLKDEHELQSYFIQRMEKYINGKGKTLIGWDEILEGGLAPNAVVMSWRGEKGGIEAAKQNHDVIMTPGSHVYLDHSQTKNEDSVTIGGYTTVQKIYSYEPVPKELTAAEAKHVLGAQGNVWTEYMKNTKKVEYMIFPRASALSEVLWSPKEKRNWTDFEKRLQTQFKRYDLWGANYSKAFFDLKASILPAKDNKGVQWALQSTSTEGKVSYTPSKVSSLLLPYSKPFLITKDTEMGATLVKGGHPTSWVWQKFTITKATGKKLSITTPPAESRAGNGGSFGLINGAKADKVGIGSEEWLGWQGPDMEAVIDLGKAQSISSVNLHILDQQPSWVYPPQYVEAFASADGSNWRPLGKTSEAVKEENNAATITLPFTATSARYIKVFAKNYGTIAAGNPGAGSKAWLFVDEIGVN from the coding sequence ATGCGTACATCATTTGTTCTTGCACTGCTTTTTGCTACTCATTGTGCCCTGGCACAGGTAAACATCATTCCCCGGCCGGCGGAGGTAAAAATGCCTAAACTGGCCGGCCAGTTTGTGATCACCAAAAACACCCCTATTGTGTTAGATGGTTCCGGACTGGAAAATGCTGCCGGCTTCTTAAATGATTACCTGCAGCAGATCTATGGTTTTACCCTGAAAGTGACCAGCAAAAATGCGCCGGGCGCCATTCACCTCAACTACGAGAAAATGGAATACCCCATAGCCGGCGCCTATATCATGCAGGTAAAGAAAGACCAGGTTTACATCGCCGGCGATAATGAAACAGGCGCCTTTTATGGTGTACAGTCTTTATTGCAGTTACTGCCGGTACAAAAAAGCGCGTCCTTAAAAATACCTTTCGTCGGCATCAAAGACTATCCCCGTTTTCAATACCGCGGCCTTCACCTCGATGTAGGTCGTCATTTTTTCCCGGTAGACTTTATCAAAAAATACATTGATTACATTGCCCTGCACAAAATGAACTACTTCCACTGGCATTTAACAGAAGACCAGGGCTGGCGCATTGAGATCAAAAAATATCCCAAGCTTACAGAAATTGGTGGTTACCGCAACGGTACCATCATCGGCCGTTATCCCGGCAAAGGCAATGACAGCATCCACTATGGCGGTTTCTATACACAGGAGGAAGTAAAAGACATTGTAGCTTATGCCGCCAAACGCTATGTGACCATTATACCGGAAATTGAAATGCCGGGCCATGCTTCTGCAGCACTGGCAGCCTACCCTTACCTTGGATGTACCGGCGGCCCTTATAAGGTACAGGAAACCTGGGGCGTGTTCAACGACGTATTCTGCGCCGGCAATGATACGGTATTCAATTTTCTGCAGGATGTACTGGATGAAGTAATACCCTTATTCCCCGCCCAATACGTACATGTGGGGGGCGATGAATGTCCCAAGGAAAGCTGGAAGCATTGTCCCAAATGCCAAAAGCGTATCAAAGACCTGGGGCTGAAAGATGAGCATGAACTGCAAAGCTATTTCATACAACGGATGGAGAAATACATCAATGGCAAAGGCAAAACACTCATTGGCTGGGACGAAATACTGGAAGGTGGCCTGGCGCCCAATGCAGTGGTGATGAGTTGGCGCGGTGAAAAGGGAGGCATAGAGGCCGCCAAACAAAACCACGATGTGATCATGACGCCCGGCAGCCATGTATACCTCGACCATTCACAAACAAAAAATGAAGATTCTGTTACCATTGGCGGCTATACCACGGTACAAAAGATCTACAGCTACGAGCCGGTGCCCAAAGAATTAACTGCAGCAGAAGCGAAGCATGTACTCGGCGCACAGGGCAATGTGTGGACAGAATATATGAAGAACACGAAGAAAGTGGAATACATGATCTTCCCCCGCGCCAGTGCACTCAGTGAAGTATTGTGGAGTCCGAAGGAAAAGCGTAACTGGACTGATTTTGAAAAACGCCTGCAAACACAATTCAAAAGATATGATCTGTGGGGCGCCAATTACAGCAAAGCTTTTTTTGACCTGAAGGCGAGCATACTACCGGCAAAAGACAACAAGGGTGTTCAGTGGGCATTACAAAGCACTTCTACGGAAGGCAAAGTTAGTTACACGCCTTCTAAAGTCAGTTCATTACTATTGCCCTATTCAAAACCTTTCTTAATTACAAAGGATACAGAAATGGGGGCTACGCTGGTTAAAGGCGGACATCCCACCAGTTGGGTATGGCAGAAATTCACCATTACCAAAGCTACCGGCAAAAAACTCTCCATCACTACACCACCTGCGGAGAGCCGCGCTGGTAATGGTGGCAGCTTTGGATTGATCAATGGAGCTAAGGCCGACAAAGTTGGTATTGGCTCAGAAGAGTGGCTGGGCTGGCAGGGACCCGATATGGAAGCCGTGATTGATTTAGGCAAAGCACAATCCATATCGTCTGTCAACCTGCACATACTGGACCAGCAGCCCAGTTGGGTGTATCCGCCACAGTACGTGGAAGCATTCGCTTCTGCTGATGGCAGTAACTGGCGCCCGCTCGGCAAAACCAGTGAAGCGGTAAAAGAAGAGAACAATGCCGCGACCATCACCCTTCCTTTCACCGCCACTTCGGCACGCTACATAAAAGTATTCGCTAAAAACTATGGTACCATCGCCGCCGGCAATCCTGGCGCCGGCAGCAAAGCCTGGTTATTTGTAGACGAGATCGGGGTCAACTAA